In the genome of Microcoleus vaginatus PCC 9802, the window GGCTCCTCGTCAGGCTCCGGCTCCTGTGAGAGGACTGTGGTAGAGCTAGGTTATACCATTTTCGATTTTCGATTTTCGATTTTCGATTAGAGAATTGCGAATGACCAAAAGCAATGTGGTCACAAGCCCCGTGATTCATTCGTGGAGCGAGAAAAAAGCTCGAATCCGGATCGCAAGCCCTCGGAGTTATCAGTGAGGTCGCTTTCTTCAATCTAAAATCTAAAATCTAAAATTGATTGACTGATCAAGCTCAAACTTTGGAACACTGGCCTACAGTTGGATTCTTTTTTGCAACTGGTATCAGTAAATGGAATTAAGCCACCGCGTCGGCGGTGGCTTAGCTATTTAATAGCAGTTAGAATAATAGAATTGTCCAGCAATTGTGGAGAAATCGCTGCTATGTATTACCTGCGTTTCTTGCTGCTAATTCTGCTGTTGCCGATGATTGCGTGCGATCGAGCTACTGATGCGATCGCCCCTGCTGTTGGCGACACCGGCCCCGTGTCGCAAATTCCCTCCCGTGCACCGCTGACAAATGTTGGCACAAATCAAATTGTACCGACCAAACCGCTGTCGCCGCAGCCAATCCGCATTGTTGCAACTTCTTTGCCACGGCCAGGAGCCAGCGAAAGCGCCTCAAAACCTCCTCAAGTAGTACCGATTCCCGCATCGCCAGTGCTGCGAGTGCCTGCTGGCTTTGTGGTCAACGTTTTTGCTGACAATTTAGACGCTCCCCGATGGCTGACTTTGACGCCGACAGGCGATGTTTTGGTAACAGAAACGCGACAGAATCGGATTACGCTGTTGCGGGATGCCAACGGCGACGGCGTTGCTGAGGTTCGCAAAACTTTTGCAAGTGCCCAAAACGGGTTAAATATTCCTTTTGGCATGGCTTTTGCCGATCGCTATTTTTTCCTCGGAAATACCGCTGAAGTCCGCCGATTTCCCTACACAAAAGGACAGGAACAATTGAGTGGTGCCGGTCAAAAAATTGCCGATTTACCGGGCGGCGGCTACAATCAACACTGGACGCGAAATGTTGTCGTTTCCCCCGACAAGAGCAAGCTTTTCGTATCAGTTGGATCGCAGTCTAATGCCGATGTCGAGCCGCTGCCGAGGGCCTCTGTTCAAGTGATGAATTTGGACGGCAAGAACCAGCAAATTTTTGCTTCCGGTTTGCGAAATCCGGTGGGATTGGATTTTCACCCAACAACCAATCAACTCTACACGACGGTCAACGAACGCGATGGTTTGGGAGATGATTTGGTGCCGGATTACTTAACAAGAATTCGTCAAGGCGAGTTTTACGGCTGGCCTTACACTTATTTTAAGCCGAATTTGCTCGACCCGCGCCACTCCAGAAATGGCAATAGCGATCGACCTGATTTAGCGGCTAAAACATTAATGCCGGACGTGCTGTTTCAGGCGCATTCGGCGGCTTTGGGGCTTCAGTTTTACGACGGCAAAACGTTTCCCAAAAGATTCTCGAACGGGGCGTTTGTGGCGTTTCGCGGGAGTTGGAACCGGAACGCTGGAACTGGTTATAAAATCGTGTTTCTACCTTTTAATGCCGCGAACGGACGCCCTCAAGGTTATTATGAGGATTTTCTGACTGGTTTTCTCACAGATCCGTCGGGCCCGAAAACTTGGGGACGCCCGGTTGGCTTGCTGGTTTTACCTGACGGGAGTTTGCTGTTTACTGAGGAAGCGAACAACCGGATTTATCGGGTGCAGTATCGCGGCTGACGATTGGGCGAGCGATAAATTCTTCACCCTCGTATACTTTTTGTTGAATCAAGAATTTATCTTCTTTTCTAATTTCACTATTCAATTTGAGATTCGCTGGGTTGCGGCGGGTTTTGTAGAGAGATTCTCTGCTGTTGGTTCTGATTGCGGCATAAAACTGCCTCTACAAGCCTCAAATATATCAGAACGATCGAGATTTTGCGATCGCACTTTAAAATCCAGAACCGGGTTGTTTGAGAAATTCCGCTTCTTCGGGGGTTGTTTCGCGTCCGAGAATTTCATTGCGGTGGGGAAATCTCCCAAAACGCTCGATTATTTCCAAATGCTGTATCGCGTATTCAATGACTGAATCGCTGTCAGGTTCGCCACTGAGTTGGCGAAATAGTTCCA includes:
- a CDS encoding sorbosone dehydrogenase family protein, encoding MYYLRFLLLILLLPMIACDRATDAIAPAVGDTGPVSQIPSRAPLTNVGTNQIVPTKPLSPQPIRIVATSLPRPGASESASKPPQVVPIPASPVLRVPAGFVVNVFADNLDAPRWLTLTPTGDVLVTETRQNRITLLRDANGDGVAEVRKTFASAQNGLNIPFGMAFADRYFFLGNTAEVRRFPYTKGQEQLSGAGQKIADLPGGGYNQHWTRNVVVSPDKSKLFVSVGSQSNADVEPLPRASVQVMNLDGKNQQIFASGLRNPVGLDFHPTTNQLYTTVNERDGLGDDLVPDYLTRIRQGEFYGWPYTYFKPNLLDPRHSRNGNSDRPDLAAKTLMPDVLFQAHSAALGLQFYDGKTFPKRFSNGAFVAFRGSWNRNAGTGYKIVFLPFNAANGRPQGYYEDFLTGFLTDPSGPKTWGRPVGLLVLPDGSLLFTEEANNRIYRVQYRG